The proteins below come from a single Iocasia fonsfrigidae genomic window:
- a CDS encoding glycine betaine ABC transporter substrate-binding protein: MKKTKLLLGILVLLISLTLFVGCTNNTKKEPLVMGEPNWPGILAKNAVATHILSNIGYEVDRKQLTDPVIHQGLADAEVDIYLGSWMPSIKELRQELGENNIDLVTTNMNDGLYTMAVPEYLWEQGVRTYSDLNKYADKFDYKMYVGEAGWEASEIMNHAIDENIYNLGKWKAITSTQSALMAQMKKAINNEEWMVFIAWKPHWMNYVFDIKYLEDPEQLWESAESWVDTLARKGLKEDYPQVYKFLEQFIPDAELSNEWIYEIGYQEKDPDDVARKWVAENMDIVAEWLAGVKSADGKKAIDVLRKNINK; this comes from the coding sequence ATGAAGAAAACTAAATTATTATTAGGCATACTTGTTCTACTAATTTCACTTACTCTCTTTGTCGGCTGTACAAATAACACAAAAAAAGAACCGCTTGTCATGGGCGAACCAAACTGGCCAGGAATTTTAGCTAAAAACGCTGTTGCTACACATATCTTAAGTAATATCGGTTATGAGGTTGACAGAAAACAGCTGACAGACCCGGTCATCCATCAGGGGCTGGCAGATGCTGAAGTTGATATCTATCTAGGGTCATGGATGCCTTCTATCAAAGAATTACGTCAGGAATTGGGAGAAAATAATATTGACCTGGTAACCACCAATATGAATGATGGTCTCTATACAATGGCTGTTCCTGAATACCTCTGGGAACAAGGTGTGAGAACTTATAGTGACCTGAATAAATATGCTGATAAATTTGATTATAAAATGTATGTTGGTGAAGCCGGCTGGGAAGCATCTGAAATAATGAATCATGCCATCGATGAAAACATCTATAATCTTGGGAAATGGAAGGCAATTACTTCTACCCAGTCTGCCCTGATGGCCCAGATGAAAAAGGCCATTAATAATGAAGAATGGATGGTCTTTATTGCCTGGAAACCCCACTGGATGAACTATGTTTTTGATATAAAATACCTGGAAGACCCGGAACAACTCTGGGAAAGTGCTGAATCATGGGTAGACACACTTGCCAGAAAAGGTCTTAAAGAAGACTATCCCCAGGTCTATAAATTCCTGGAGCAGTTTATACCAGATGCCGAACTATCCAATGAATGGATCTATGAAATTGGCTACCAGGAGAAAGACCCTGATGATGTCGCCCGGAAATGGGTTGCTGAAAACATGGATATTGTTGCAGAATGGCTTGCTGGTGTAAAATCTGCCGATGGCAAAAAAGCCATTGATGTTTTAAGAAAAAA